CCGCGAAACGCCGGAATTGCGACGGGGACGAAGACTGTGTAATGCTGTTACTTGACGGTCTACTTAACTTTAGCAAGTCCTTCCTCCCCGACCAGCGCGGGGGCAAGATGGACGCACCCCTGGTCATGTCCTCCCGCATCGACCCATCCGAGATCGACGACGAGGCCCACAACATGGACGTCGTCACCCAGTATCCCCGCGACTTCTACCTCGCGACCCGCGAGCAGGCCGACCCCGAGGACGTCGACGTCGAGATCGCCGAGGACACGCTCGGAACCGACACCGAATACACCGGCTTCCAGCACACCCACGACACCACCAACATCGCGATGGGTCCCGACCTCTCGGCGTACAAGACGCTGGGTTCGATGATGGACAAGATGGACGCCCAGCTCGAGCTCTCGCGCAAACTCGCGGCCGTCGACGAGACGGACGTCGCCGAGCGGGTCATCGAGTACCACTTCCTGCCGGACCTCATCGGGAATCTCCGGGCCTTCTCCCGGCAGGAAACCCGCTGCCTCGATTGCGGGGAAAAATTCCGCCGGATGCCCCTGACCGGCGACTGCCGCGAGTGTGGCGGCCGCGTCAACCTCACCGTCCACAAAGGATCCGTGAACAAGTACATGCAGACGGCCATCCAGGTCGCCGAGGAGTACGACTGCCGCGACTACACGAAACAGCGGTTAGAGGTCCTCGAGCGCTCCCTCGAGAGCATCTTCGAGAACGACAAGAACAAGCAGAGCGGGATCGAGGATTTCATGTAGGAAATTTTGCTCTGCGGGCGCGGCGATGCCGCGCCCTCGGCAAAATTTCCATCAAAAGCACTCCTCCTTCCGTTCCGGGACGCAGAGCGTCCCTCCACATCAGTCGTCGGCCCGCTCGCTCACTTCGTTCGCTCGCGGTCGATAACTGGGTAAGGGCCTGCCCTCCCCCGGGTCGCGCGATTCGCCGCGATTGCGGCGAACGCGCTCCCGGCCGAATTGAAGCGAAAGAACGTGCGACGTGGACTTAATCGCTGGTGGCTCGAGTAACGCCGGGCATCCCTGCCTTGGTGTACTCCGGCTCCGGGGAATACCGCGGGTCCGGGAGCCACTCCCGGAGGCTCTCGTTGAATCGGTCGGGGCGCTCTCGAGGTGTCCAGTGGCCACAGTCGTCGATCAGGTCCAGCGTGGCGTTCGGAATCAGGTCGGCCGCGCGGACCGACCACTCGACGGGGACGAGCGGGTCCTGTTTGCCGTGGACGAGCAGCGTCGGGACGGACAGCGACTCGAGGTCGTCGACGAAGTTCGTCCGGACGCGGCCGTTGAAGGAGAGCTCGTTGTTCTGGAACTCCTCGAACGCCTGTATCGAACCGGGTTCCATCAGCTTTCGTTGCGCGTCCTCGACGAAGCGGTCGGGCAGCGACCCGGCGTCCGCGACGAGGCTGTCGAGGACCATTCGGACGCTCCGCGTCGAGGAACTGGCGGCGATCTTCCCGAACTGAGTCATTCCGGGGATCTGTGACAGGACTTTCCACTGGAGGGCGCTCGGCAGTTTGCCACCGAGGCCGTAGCTGTCGACGAGCGCCAGTCGGTCGACTCGGTCGGGATTCTCGAGCGCGTAGCCGAGTGCGACGCCGCCGCCCATCGAG
This portion of the Natrinema salinisoli genome encodes:
- a CDS encoding alpha/beta fold hydrolase is translated as MSGTGVATIGDCRIAYRRAGTSGPPVVLCHGAGIDDATVSWRHTINALADDYRVYAIDWPEYGNSTGDVDHTVETYVDVLDGFLETLPFESVSLAGISMGGGVALGYALENPDRVDRLALVDSYGLGGKLPSALQWKVLSQIPGMTQFGKIAASSSTRSVRMVLDSLVADAGSLPDRFVEDAQRKLMEPGSIQAFEEFQNNELSFNGRVRTNFVDDLESLSVPTLLVHGKQDPLVPVEWSVRAADLIPNATLDLIDDCGHWTPRERPDRFNESLREWLPDPRYSPEPEYTKAGMPGVTRATSD